The sequence below is a genomic window from Micromonospora aurantiaca ATCC 27029.
AGCCCGCGTGCCGCCGCGCGTACCCGAAGGCACTTGACGGTTCCGGCGCCCAGGTGCGACGGTTAGCTACATGAGTAATGAACCGAAGAACCGGGATGGATGACGGGCGGCCGATCTTCGTCCAGATCGCGGAGCTGATCGAAAACTCGATCATCGACGGGACGCTCGCGGAGGAGACCCAGGTGCCGTCGACGAACGAGCTGGCGGCGTTCCACCGGATCAACGCGGCGACCGCCGCCAAGGGGATCAACCGCCTGGTCGATGACGGGATTCTCTACAAACGCAGGGGGATCGGAATGTTCGTGGCAACGGGGGCCGTCGAGACACTCCGCGAACGCCGCCGGCGCGAGTTCTCCGACCAGTACGTGCGGCCCCTCATCGAGGAGGCACGCAAGTTGGGCATCGGCACCGAGGAGCTGAAGAAGCTCATCGAGACAGGGGAGGAACAGCGATGAGCGTCGTGGCGGCAGCCGGCCTCACGAAGCGGTTCGGTGAGGTGACCGCTCTCGACGACGTCACCTTCACGTTGACGGGCAACAAGATCTACGGCCTCCTCGGACGCAACGGCGCCGGCAAGACGACGCTGATGCAGCTGATCACCGGCCAGAACAACGGCATCAGCGGGGACCTCACGCTCTTCGGCGAGCGCCCGTACGAGAACGAGCGGGCACTGTCGCGGGTGGTCTTCATCAAGGAGAGCCAGACGTACCCCACGACCTACCAGGTCCGGCACGTCCTGAGCCTGGCCAGGCGGCTGTTCCCCAACTGGGACGAGGACTTCGCGCAGTCCCTCGTGGACGACTTCGACCTGCCGCGCAAGCGCAACGTGCGCAAGCTGTCCCGCGGCATGCTGTCCGCGCTGGGCGTGACGATCGGACTGGCCGCACGGGCGCCGCTGACCTTCTTCGACGAGCCGTACCTCGGTCTCGACGCGGTCGCCCGGCAGCTCTTCTACGACCGGCTCCTCGCCGACTACGCCGAGAATCCGCGCACTGTCGTGCTCTCCACACACCTCATCGACGAGGTGGCCGACCTGATCGAGCACGTGCTGCTGCTCGACCGCGGCAAGCTGCTGCTCGACGCGCCCAGCGACGAGTTGCGCGGCGAGGTGATGGAGGCGTCCGGCCCGGCCGGGGCGGTGGACGAGTTCGCCGCCGCACACCGGGTGCTGCACCGCGGGCAGCTCGGCGGCGCGGTCCGCGCGTCGCTGCGCGGGTCGTTCGACAACGCCGAACGGATGCGCGCCAGGAAGCTCGGCATCGACCTGGCACCGTTGTCGCTCCAGCAGGCCGTGGTGCGCCTGACGACGGAAAGGACGAACACCCGATGACCCGCATCCTCGACGTCGCCCGGATGCACACCATCGCCCGGGTCGGCCAGCTGGACTGGCCGTGGGGCATCATGGCCATCTCGCTCGGCGTCAACCTGCTGATCTTCGCCTCGGTCGACGAGGCGGCGCCGGGCAAGAACACCACAGGCGGTCTGCTCAGCCTCTACATCGTCTGCGCGATCATCGCCGCCGCCTCGATCAGCCAGGTGTTCCCGTTCGCGCTCGGCATGGGCGTCACCCGGCGCACCTTCTACCTCGCCACAGTGCTCGTCAACGTGGTGCAGGCGGTCGTCTACGGCGTCCTGCTCTACCTGCTCAACCTGATCGAGGGCGCCACCGGCGGCTTCGGGATCGAGCTCCGGTTCTTCCGGATCCCGTACATCGACGTCGACAACGGGCTGTTGCAGATCGCCGTCTACGCGGTGCCGTTCCTGTTCTTGAACTTCCTCTCCGTCTTCGTATCCGTCTGGTACGTCCGGTTCGGCATGAACGGCCTGCTCGGCGCCGGCGCGGCGCTGATCCTGGTGACCGGCCTGCTCGTCGCGTTGATCACCTGGCAGGGCTGGTTCGGCGCCATCTGGCAGTGGCTGAGCAGCCAGCACCAGATCAGCCTGCTGGTGGGATGGCCCGCCCTGGTGGCGGCGGCGGCCGCACTCGGGGGTATGGCGGCCATCCGCCGGGCCAACGCCTGACGGTTACGCACACGGCGACCGCCGGTCCGCAGGACGCGGGCCGGCGGTCGTTTGCGCATCGGTTGTCGACCTGCACTGGTGGAGCGTCACCTCAGCGCCTGGTCTCGTACCTCGTCAGGAGCACACCGCCCGGGAACGTCCGGGTCTCCACCAGGGCCAGGTTCACCCAGTTGTCCAGGGCCGTGAAGAACGGCTTGCCGTCACCCACCAGGACCGGGTGGGTGACGAGCACGTACTCGTCGATCAGCCCGCCCCGCATGGCCGCAGCGGCGAGTGTGGCGCCGCCGATGTCCATCGGACCGCCGTCCTCGGCCTTGAGCCGGGTGATCTCGGTGACCGCGTCGCCGGTGACCAGGCGGGTGTTCCAGTCGACCGGCCTGGTCGTCGAGGAGAACACCACCTTCGGCATGTCCCGCCAGCGGCCGGCGAACTCGACCTGGGCCGGTGTGACGCCCGGCTGCTGGTCGGCGGTCGGCCAGTGGGAGCTCATCGCCTCCCACAGTCGCCGCCCGTAGAGCGCCGTGCCTGTCGCCCCCACCCGGTCGGACCACCACTGGAACAACTCGTCGCTCGGCGCACCCCAGCCGAGGTCGTCGCCGGGCGCGGCGACGTAGCCGTCCAGGCTCACGTTCATGCCGAAGGTCAGTTTGCGCATCGTGCCAGCCTCCCGTCGGTCGGTACTCGGCGTACAGACCAGCACAGCGCTGGCAAGACATCGGTCAGGCCACACCGAGGGCCGGCCCACGGGTGTTCCCGCGTCCGGGTGCGGGACCGTGACCCCGTGGACGAGGAGACTGCGGGAGCGCCGTCGCGGTGCATCGCGGGCACTGCTGTGGTGGCCGGGTAATTCCGATGACGGCCTTCGGGCGGGCAGCAAGGATGGTGCGTCGAGGGGGTGCGACCACGAAATGTCTCTTACGGACGGCAGGGACCAACAGCATCGACCCGTCGCCCTGGTGACCGGTGCCGGCCGCAGCGCCGGCATCGCTGCATCGGTGGTGGTGACGCTGGCTCGGACCGGCTGGGATGTCGGCTTCACCTACTGGACCCCGTACGACGAGCGGATGCCCTGGGGAGCCGATCCCGAGGCCATGACGCAGCTCAGCGGCCAGGCCGCCGAGCATGGGGCAAGAACTGTCGCAGTCGAGGCGAACCTCGCTGATCCTCACACCACGGCTGACATCTTCGAGGCCGTGGAGCGAGAGCTGGGCTCGGTCGGCGCGCTCGTCCTCGCCCACTGCGAGAGCGTGAAATCAGGCCTGCTCGACACCAGCATCGAGAGCTTCGACCGTCACTTCGCGGTCAACACCCGGGCGAGCTGGCTCCTGATTCGCGAGTACGCCCGACGGTTCCGAGGGTCACATGGCACGGGACGCATCGTCAGCCTCACCAGTGACGCTACCGTCGGCAACCTTCCCTACGGAGCCAGCAAAGGCGCTCTCGATCGGATCACCCTGGCCGCTGCTCAAGAACTGGCCCACCTCGGCGTGACCGCCAACGCCATCGATCCGGGTCCAACCGACACCGGCTGGATGACCGCAGAGATCATGGATGCCGTCCTACGGGCCACGCCGCTCGGTCGCCTCGGACGCCCGCAGGATTGTGCGAACCTCGTCGCGTTCCTGTGCTCACCCGACGGGGGCTGGATCAACGGCCAACTGTTACGCAGCGACGGCGGCATCTCCTGACCTGTGACAACAGACCGAACTCAGACGTTGAAGCGGAACATAGACGGGCGCTCGCATGACCGGCGGCGACCCAGTCGGCAGGCTTGTCACGCCACATCTTGGGCTTACGCTGTTAGTGGCTGGTTGCCGACGTTTCACGCTGTCTTGTGCCCCCTGTGTGCCCCCGAAGGCTCTTTGGCCGCCAAGCGGCCGAGCCATCGATGCGCATTCTCCAGGCCCACTTCGTTGTCGGCTGCGCTCGTGATTCCGGTCAGATCGTCGGTAACGACTCGGCGGGCGAAGTAGTCAGCCTGCACCGCCCACCGAAACCGGAGCATGGCCAGCAAGCCGTGTTCCACCTCGGCGCGCGTCATCGTCTTGCTCTCTAGGTATGCCTCCACCAGGTAGTCCGCGTTATCGATGCCTCCGACATACATCACTGCCGACGCGAGGTCGTACAGCAGCGGACCGCTCATCGCGATACTCCAGTCGATCAGTCCGCACTCTCCCGTCTTGCGGTCGAGCCGGAATGCCTCTGGAGCCGGATCGGTGTGTAGCAGGCCCCACGACAAAGACCCGACATCAAGCGCCTCGTACCCCGCAAGGGCGGCCGCCACTGAGGGTCGAACCCAAGGACGAACTGCCAAATGTGGTGCCCGCGCATCGACCCAGTCAAACCGATCGGCATCCTTGATCGTCACGCTTCTAAGCGCTGCGTGCACTCGCGCCAGGGTTGCCCCGATCAGCCGTTGCTCGTCCGGGCTCCTGCCAAGCAGCCCGCTGCCTGCGACCCAGTTCAACAACCCGAGTGGCACTCCGTCGACATCGGCGACGACGCTTCCGTGCCTCGTCACTACCGGGGTGCCCGCCGGAACGCCTGCCGCCTCGACGTGAGCCGCGACCTCAAGGCCGCCCATGAAGGAACGGCGCGATCCCGGCGCAACCGCCTTGGCTACCCACCGTTCACCGCCCTCGGAAACGAACCACGTCGCCGAGTTCATTCCGCCGTTGTGCACCTGAACCGCCGCGTCCGCCAGTCCCCAATAGGCCGCGAGACACGCACGCAGCTTCCCGTTATCGATCACCAGCAAGAGTCAAACACCATCCACCGCAACTGGCTACGAACTTCTGACCTCACCGCGTGCCCACCTCGCCATCCCGTCTGCCATCGACCCGCCCTCCTGGGGAGCGGGCCGCCGCCCGGCCCGCCACGTCAAGCGGACCTTGACGGCTCGTACGGACGCTGGCGGGCCGGGCGGCGGTCTGCTCGGCTCGCCCGGGTCGATGGCAGGCGGGATGGCTCCCACCGCAACCACCCACGGACCGTGACCCGCCGACGGAGCCCCGGCCATCCTGGAGCCGGAGCGCCCCCGCCGGAGGCGCACTAACCGCAACCCCGCGACCGCCCCCACTTCGCCGACGCGGCCGGCGTGCCCTTCCCTACGCCGCGCGGGCTCGTGGCCGCGCGGCCCGGCCGGCTGCCGGCCCACCACCACCCGGTCAACGCCCCTGTCGTGCTGCGGCGGCCCACCGGGCTTCCCGCTGTCCGCGCCAGCCGCCGGGCATCAGGCGTGACGGCCGCAGAGCGACAGCGGCAGTGGCCGGCGCGCGCCCAGGCGGCGGCGCGTGCGG
It includes:
- a CDS encoding ATP-binding cassette domain-containing protein; protein product: MSVVAAAGLTKRFGEVTALDDVTFTLTGNKIYGLLGRNGAGKTTLMQLITGQNNGISGDLTLFGERPYENERALSRVVFIKESQTYPTTYQVRHVLSLARRLFPNWDEDFAQSLVDDFDLPRKRNVRKLSRGMLSALGVTIGLAARAPLTFFDEPYLGLDAVARQLFYDRLLADYAENPRTVVLSTHLIDEVADLIEHVLLLDRGKLLLDAPSDELRGEVMEASGPAGAVDEFAAAHRVLHRGQLGGAVRASLRGSFDNAERMRARKLGIDLAPLSLQQAVVRLTTERTNTR
- a CDS encoding GntR family transcriptional regulator, whose protein sequence is MDDGRPIFVQIAELIENSIIDGTLAEETQVPSTNELAAFHRINAATAAKGINRLVDDGILYKRRGIGMFVATGAVETLRERRRREFSDQYVRPLIEEARKLGIGTEELKKLIETGEEQR
- a CDS encoding SDR family oxidoreductase, producing MTGAGRSAGIAASVVVTLARTGWDVGFTYWTPYDERMPWGADPEAMTQLSGQAAEHGARTVAVEANLADPHTTADIFEAVERELGSVGALVLAHCESVKSGLLDTSIESFDRHFAVNTRASWLLIREYARRFRGSHGTGRIVSLTSDATVGNLPYGASKGALDRITLAAAQELAHLGVTANAIDPGPTDTGWMTAEIMDAVLRATPLGRLGRPQDCANLVAFLCSPDGGWINGQLLRSDGGIS
- a CDS encoding dihydrofolate reductase family protein — protein: MRKLTFGMNVSLDGYVAAPGDDLGWGAPSDELFQWWSDRVGATGTALYGRRLWEAMSSHWPTADQQPGVTPAQVEFAGRWRDMPKVVFSSTTRPVDWNTRLVTGDAVTEITRLKAEDGGPMDIGGATLAAAAMRGGLIDEYVLVTHPVLVGDGKPFFTALDNWVNLALVETRTFPGGVLLTRYETRR
- a CDS encoding phosphotransferase enzyme family protein: MIDNGKLRACLAAYWGLADAAVQVHNGGMNSATWFVSEGGERWVAKAVAPGSRRSFMGGLEVAAHVEAAGVPAGTPVVTRHGSVVADVDGVPLGLLNWVAGSGLLGRSPDEQRLIGATLARVHAALRSVTIKDADRFDWVDARAPHLAVRPWVRPSVAAALAGYEALDVGSLSWGLLHTDPAPEAFRLDRKTGECGLIDWSIAMSGPLLYDLASAVMYVGGIDNADYLVEAYLESKTMTRAEVEHGLLAMLRFRWAVQADYFARRVVTDDLTGITSAADNEVGLENAHRWLGRLAAKEPSGAHRGHKTA